From the genome of Abyssicoccus albus, one region includes:
- the secDF gene encoding protein translocase subunit SecDF, producing MKKRSFIISFMLIVLLLASLMGVTTKDIVNKVNLGLDLQGGFEVLYQVEPLEKGDKIDDTAVKSAAKTLESRVNVLGVSEPVIQVEEGNRIRVQLAGVEDQNEARKLLSTQAHLTIRDVNDKALLTGKDLVEGGASQSFDENGNPMVSLKLKDSNKFGEVTKEISEKTPPENMMVIWMDFKEGEDSFMEESQKEDPKYVSAANVSEPIQSSDVMISGGFEGEEGLMRAKNIAALLNSGSLPVELDEIYSTSVGAQFGEQALEKTVIAGALGVLAVFIFMLIFYRIPGLIAVITLSTYIYLTLVAFNLIGGVLTLPGIAALILGVGMAVDANIIMYERIKDEIRIGRSVKQAYKKGSAQSLWTIVDANITTIIAALVLFFFGTSSVKGFATMLLISILLSFVTSVFLTRLLLSLLVKSNYLNKKFRFFGVRPSMRHELSEGKDIHDLTTAWDRYDFVQYMKKFFTLSGLIILTGLIILTVFKLNLGIDFTSGTRIDVASDETIKTEHIEKSLNDLKIDDGDVTLSQDKTRATIQVKDDLDQEKISEVKDKFNKAYGQEPNVSTVSPVIGKELVKNAILSLLIASIGIIIYATIRFEWRMALPSVIALLHDAFIIIAMFSILRLEVDITFIAAVLTIIGYSINDTIVTFDRVRENLRKFKVIKSSEEIDLIVNRSLRQTLTRSINTVVTVIFVVVLLVFFGADSIFNFSVALFIGLISGVYSSVFIAVQLWAILKKQQLKKSEGQLVVYEEKSKDDEKILV from the coding sequence GTGAAAAAACGTAGTTTTATTATTTCGTTTATGTTAATTGTACTGTTACTTGCAAGCTTGATGGGTGTGACGACAAAAGATATCGTCAACAAAGTGAATTTAGGGCTTGATTTACAAGGTGGTTTCGAAGTGTTATACCAAGTGGAACCACTTGAAAAGGGAGATAAGATTGATGATACTGCGGTGAAATCTGCCGCCAAAACATTAGAATCTCGTGTCAACGTCCTTGGTGTGAGTGAACCGGTGATTCAAGTTGAGGAAGGGAATCGTATCCGTGTTCAACTTGCAGGTGTTGAAGATCAAAACGAAGCGCGTAAATTACTGTCTACGCAAGCTCATTTAACGATTAGAGATGTGAACGACAAGGCGTTACTGACAGGTAAGGATTTAGTCGAAGGCGGTGCATCTCAAAGCTTTGATGAGAATGGCAATCCAATGGTCTCGCTGAAACTGAAAGATAGTAATAAATTTGGTGAAGTGACGAAAGAAATTAGTGAAAAGACACCACCAGAGAACATGATGGTCATATGGATGGATTTTAAAGAAGGCGAAGATTCATTCATGGAGGAATCACAAAAAGAAGATCCTAAGTATGTTTCAGCGGCAAACGTCAGTGAACCGATTCAATCGAGTGATGTTATGATCAGTGGTGGCTTTGAAGGTGAAGAAGGATTAATGCGTGCGAAGAATATTGCAGCATTATTAAACTCTGGTTCATTACCCGTTGAATTAGATGAAATATATTCAACAAGTGTTGGTGCACAATTCGGTGAACAAGCGTTAGAGAAGACAGTCATTGCTGGTGCGTTAGGTGTGTTAGCAGTATTTATATTCATGCTCATTTTCTATAGAATTCCAGGACTCATTGCAGTTATTACACTAAGTACATATATTTATTTAACGTTAGTGGCATTCAACTTGATTGGTGGTGTGTTAACATTACCTGGGATTGCAGCATTGATTCTCGGTGTCGGTATGGCGGTTGATGCGAACATCATTATGTATGAACGAATCAAAGATGAAATTCGTATCGGTCGTTCTGTGAAACAAGCATATAAAAAAGGTTCGGCACAATCACTATGGACGATTGTCGATGCGAACATTACAACGATTATTGCTGCTTTAGTGTTGTTCTTTTTCGGAACAAGTAGTGTTAAAGGATTTGCAACGATGTTATTGATTTCAATTCTGTTAAGTTTTGTGACGAGCGTATTCTTAACACGTTTATTGTTATCATTGCTTGTAAAATCGAATTACTTAAACAAAAAGTTCAGATTTTTCGGTGTAAGACCATCGATGAGACACGAATTAAGTGAAGGTAAAGATATCCATGATTTGACGACCGCATGGGATCGATATGATTTTGTTCAATATATGAAAAAGTTTTTCACACTGAGCGGATTAATCATTTTAACAGGGCTCATCATTTTAACGGTCTTTAAATTGAACTTAGGGATTGATTTTACAAGTGGTACTCGTATTGATGTCGCAAGTGATGAAACCATCAAAACAGAACATATCGAGAAATCATTGAATGATTTAAAAATTGATGATGGTGATGTCACTTTATCGCAAGATAAAACACGTGCTACAATTCAAGTCAAAGATGATTTGGACCAAGAGAAGATATCTGAAGTGAAAGATAAGTTTAATAAAGCATATGGTCAAGAACCGAATGTCAGTACTGTATCACCAGTGATTGGAAAAGAACTTGTGAAAAATGCAATTCTCAGTTTATTAATTGCGTCAATTGGAATCATTATTTATGCGACAATTCGTTTTGAATGGAGAATGGCTTTGCCAAGTGTTATTGCTTTGTTACATGATGCATTTATTATCATTGCAATGTTTAGTATTTTAAGGCTAGAGGTCGATATTACGTTTATTGCAGCGGTATTGACAATTATTGGTTACTCAATCAATGATACGATTGTCACTTTTGACAGAGTTCGTGAGAATTTAAGAAAATTCAAAGTGATCAAATCTAGTGAAGAAATTGACTTAATCGTCAACCGCTCGTTAAGACAAACATTAACACGTTCTATCAATACTGTTGTGACGGTAATATTTGTTGTTGTATTACTCGTGTTCTTTGGAGCGGATAGTATTTTCAACTTCTCAGTGGCGTTATTCATTGGATTGATTTCTGGTGTTTATTCATCGGTATTCATTGCTGTTCAATTGTGGGCGATATTGAAGAAGCAACAACTGAAGAAATCCGAAGGACAACTTGTTGTCTATGAAGAGAAGTCAAAAGATGATGAAAAGATACTAGTATAA
- the yajC gene encoding preprotein translocase subunit YajC, with protein sequence MEFSYMNILVPIILFAIIYFFMIRPMNKQAKEMRELQKNIQKGDVIMTNSGLKGTVVGFDNDFVELSVNQEDTRLMFNRGAIREKITN encoded by the coding sequence ATGGAATTTTCATATATGAACATTTTGGTGCCAATTATTTTATTTGCAATCATTTATTTCTTTATGATTCGCCCAATGAACAAACAAGCGAAAGAAATGAGAGAACTTCAAAAAAACATCCAAAAAGGTGATGTGATTATGACCAATTCAGGGTTAAAAGGAACGGTTGTTGGCTTTGACAATGACTTCGTTGAATTGTCTGTCAATCAAGAAGATACACGTTTAATGTTTAACCGTGGTGCGATTCGCGAAAAAATTACGAATTAA
- the tgt gene encoding tRNA guanosine(34) transglycosylase Tgt — MAAITYEHIKTCKQSGARLGKVHTPHGTFETPIFMPVGTLATVKTMSPEELLQVGSQIILSNTYHLWLRPGSDIIKEAGGLHKFMNWDHPILTDSGGFQVFSLSDMRKIEEEGVHFRHHLNGSKLFLSPEKAMDIQHDLGSDIMMSFDECPPFPAEYDYVKQSIERTTRWAHRGLEHHIKSGHDKHQALFGIVQGGEYEALRTQSAKELVAMDFSGYSIGGLSVGEPKDIMYRMLEHTTPLLPFHKPRYLMGVGSPDALIEGVIRGIDMFDCVLPTRIARNGTTMTSNGRVVVKKEQYARDFTPLDESCDCYTCKNYTKAYLRHLIKTDEILGLRLTSIHNLYFLLKLMENVRQAIREDRLLDFKEEFFEQYGLNVENPKNF, encoded by the coding sequence ATGGCGGCAATAACGTATGAACATATTAAAACATGTAAACAAAGTGGTGCACGGTTAGGTAAAGTACATACACCTCATGGCACTTTCGAAACACCAATATTTATGCCAGTTGGAACACTAGCCACTGTAAAGACGATGAGTCCAGAAGAATTATTACAAGTGGGTTCACAGATTATCTTGAGTAATACTTATCATCTTTGGTTAAGACCCGGTAGTGATATTATTAAAGAAGCCGGCGGTCTTCATAAATTTATGAATTGGGATCATCCGATTTTAACTGATTCCGGTGGATTCCAAGTGTTCTCTTTAAGTGATATGCGTAAGATTGAAGAAGAAGGCGTTCATTTTAGGCACCATTTAAATGGCTCAAAGCTATTCTTGAGTCCAGAGAAAGCAATGGATATTCAACATGATTTAGGGTCTGATATCATGATGAGTTTTGATGAATGTCCACCGTTTCCAGCTGAATACGATTACGTCAAACAATCTATTGAAAGAACAACACGTTGGGCACATCGAGGATTAGAACATCATATTAAGTCAGGACATGATAAACATCAAGCATTGTTCGGTATCGTTCAAGGTGGAGAGTACGAAGCACTTCGAACACAAAGTGCGAAAGAACTTGTTGCGATGGACTTCTCTGGCTATTCAATTGGTGGATTGAGCGTTGGCGAACCGAAAGATATTATGTATCGTATGTTAGAACATACGACGCCATTATTGCCATTTCATAAGCCACGCTATTTAATGGGTGTCGGTAGTCCTGATGCATTAATCGAAGGGGTCATTCGTGGTATTGATATGTTCGATTGTGTGTTACCAACGCGTATTGCAAGAAATGGTACGACGATGACGAGTAATGGTAGAGTAGTGGTGAAGAAAGAACAGTATGCAAGAGACTTCACACCGTTAGATGAATCGTGTGATTGTTATACTTGTAAAAATTACACGAAAGCTTATTTGAGACATTTGATTAAGACCGATGAAATATTAGGATTGAGACTCACATCAATTCATAACCTTTACTTTTTACTCAAATTAATGGAAAATGTGAGACAGGCAATCCGTGAAGATCGATTGTTAGATTTCAAAGAAGAATTCTTTGAACAATACGGATTAAACGTAGAAAATCCAAAAAACTTTTAG
- the queA gene encoding tRNA preQ1(34) S-adenosylmethionine ribosyltransferase-isomerase QueA — protein sequence MNVEQFDFDLPDDLIAQTPLKERSESRLLTLDYANQRIEHRQFFHIQNYLKAGDALVLNNTKVIPARLFGMKETGAAIEILLLEDIGEDTWKALVKPAKRIKIGDKILFGEGVLTAECVAVQDEGIRQLKLQYDGILQNILDKLGTMPLPPYIKETLDDASRYQTVYAKTPGSAAAPTAGLHFTTELLEQLIAQGVDIYYVTLHVGLGTFRPVSVDNVDDHTMHSEYYEIDEVTAKALNDKKLAGKRIISVGTTSTRTLETVYSMYNEFRASSGYTDIFIYPGYEYKAIDGLITNFHLPKSTLMMLVSALAGRELIMKAYSEAIQERYRFFSFGDAMFIYKGEQHGGNNV from the coding sequence ATGAATGTAGAACAATTTGATTTTGACTTACCTGATGACTTGATCGCTCAAACCCCATTGAAAGAGCGTTCTGAAAGTCGTCTACTTACATTAGATTATGCAAATCAACGTATTGAACATCGACAATTCTTCCATATACAAAATTATTTAAAAGCAGGTGATGCTCTCGTATTGAACAATACGAAAGTGATTCCTGCAAGATTATTTGGCATGAAAGAAACAGGTGCGGCGATTGAGATTTTGTTGTTAGAAGATATCGGTGAAGACACGTGGAAAGCTCTCGTTAAACCTGCGAAACGCATTAAAATTGGTGATAAGATTTTATTTGGTGAAGGGGTGTTAACTGCCGAGTGTGTCGCTGTTCAAGATGAAGGCATTAGACAGTTAAAACTTCAATACGATGGCATTTTACAAAATATATTGGATAAACTAGGGACGATGCCACTTCCACCATACATCAAAGAAACGTTAGATGACGCTTCACGTTATCAAACAGTGTACGCGAAAACGCCAGGATCGGCTGCAGCACCAACTGCAGGGTTACACTTTACGACAGAATTACTTGAACAGTTAATTGCACAAGGTGTTGATATATATTATGTCACACTACACGTTGGACTCGGGACGTTTAGACCGGTGTCAGTAGACAATGTTGATGATCATACGATGCATAGTGAATATTATGAAATCGATGAAGTGACAGCGAAGGCATTGAATGATAAGAAGCTTGCAGGTAAGAGGATCATTAGTGTCGGAACGACATCGACAAGAACACTTGAAACGGTCTATTCAATGTACAATGAGTTTAGAGCATCTAGCGGATATACGGATATTTTTATTTATCCTGGTTATGAATACAAGGCTATTGATGGATTGATTACAAACTTCCATTTACCGAAGTCTACATTGATGATGCTTGTCTCAGCACTTGCTGGAAGAGAATTAATTATGAAAGCATACAGTGAAGCAATACAAGAACGATATCGTTTCTTTAGCTTTGGTGATGCAATGTTTATTTATAAAGGAGAACAACATGGCGGCAATAACGTATGA
- the ruvB gene encoding Holliday junction branch migration DNA helicase RuvB produces MEDERIVDDLQHDGEEHVEGSLRPEYLHEYIGQQKIKNNLKVFIDAAKLREESLDHVLLYGPPGLGKTTLANIIANELNVNMRNITGPSIERPGDLAAILSSLQPGDVLFIDEIHRLPRVVEEVLYSAMEDFILDIVVGQGEEARSLRIDIPPFTLIGATTRVGSLSSPLRDRFGVHLRLEYYDEQSLQTIILRTSEIFNIEISEQPLEALAKRSRGTPRIANRLLRRVRDFAQVENDNVIDLTITNKALTLLNIDQYGLDHIDHKIMNCIIEQYNGGPVGLNTIAVSIGEETITLEDVYEPYLIQKGFIERTTRGRRATQFAHQYFNSLNNELRK; encoded by the coding sequence ATGGAAGATGAGCGTATAGTAGATGATTTACAACACGATGGTGAGGAGCATGTAGAAGGAAGTCTTCGCCCTGAGTATTTACATGAATATATCGGTCAACAAAAAATAAAAAACAACTTAAAAGTATTCATTGATGCAGCAAAACTTCGTGAAGAATCGTTAGATCATGTATTGCTATATGGTCCTCCAGGTCTTGGTAAAACAACGCTTGCAAATATTATAGCGAATGAATTGAATGTCAATATGCGTAATATTACGGGTCCATCGATTGAACGCCCTGGTGATTTAGCTGCGATATTATCGAGTTTACAACCAGGCGATGTGTTATTTATTGATGAGATTCATCGATTGCCTCGTGTCGTTGAAGAAGTGTTGTATTCTGCGATGGAAGACTTTATATTAGACATTGTAGTCGGTCAAGGTGAAGAAGCGAGAAGCCTAAGAATAGACATTCCACCCTTTACCCTCATTGGAGCAACTACGCGTGTGGGGAGTCTATCAAGTCCTTTAAGAGATCGATTTGGCGTTCACTTAAGACTCGAATATTATGATGAACAAAGCTTGCAAACAATCATTCTTCGGACGAGTGAAATTTTTAACATAGAGATTAGTGAACAACCGCTTGAGGCGTTAGCAAAACGTTCTCGCGGAACACCGAGAATAGCGAATAGATTATTACGTCGAGTAAGAGATTTTGCTCAAGTGGAGAATGATAATGTTATTGATTTAACGATTACGAATAAGGCATTAACACTGTTAAATATCGATCAATATGGACTTGATCATATCGACCATAAGATTATGAATTGTATCATCGAACAATATAACGGAGGACCTGTAGGTTTAAATACGATTGCAGTATCGATTGGTGAAGAAACGATTACGTTAGAAGACGTATACGAACCGTATTTAATCCAAAAAGGCTTTATTGAACGAACGACGAGAGGACGACGAGCAACGCAATTTGCTCATCAATATTTTAATAGTTTAAACAATGAATTGAGGAAATAG
- the ruvA gene encoding Holliday junction branch migration protein RuvA, which yields MIARLIGKCVSINQNILEINVGGVVYSVHTPNAYVFNQYLNHELELFTEQIVREDSMTLYGFKSLDEKQMFKELIKVTGIGPKSALAILASSTPSGVVRAIEQEEEGYLIKFPGIGKKTARQIILDLKGKLSHFDHDTSHHEQSTHDVPQHDASQEAMFEEAMLALESLGYSKREQQKVQKALKGKSFDTVDEVVKASFQILIS from the coding sequence ATGATTGCTAGACTCATTGGAAAATGTGTATCAATAAACCAAAACATACTCGAAATCAATGTAGGTGGTGTCGTATATAGTGTACACACACCAAATGCATATGTATTTAATCAATATTTAAATCATGAGTTAGAACTGTTTACTGAACAAATTGTCAGAGAAGATAGTATGACACTTTATGGGTTCAAATCATTAGATGAAAAACAAATGTTTAAAGAATTAATTAAAGTGACTGGCATTGGTCCGAAAAGTGCATTAGCCATTCTTGCATCAAGTACACCAAGTGGTGTTGTTCGTGCGATTGAACAAGAAGAGGAAGGTTACTTAATTAAGTTTCCTGGCATTGGTAAAAAAACAGCTAGACAAATAATTCTAGATTTAAAAGGTAAATTGTCTCATTTTGATCATGACACATCTCATCACGAGCAATCGACTCATGACGTACCACAACATGATGCATCACAAGAGGCGATGTTTGAAGAAGCGATGCTAGCGCTTGAAAGCTTAGGTTATTCGAAACGTGAGCAACAAAAGGTACAAAAGGCTTTGAAAGGTAAATCGTTTGATACGGTGGATGAGGTTGTGAAAGCGTCATTTCAAATATTAATTTCATAG
- the obgE gene encoding GTPase ObgE — MFIDHVKIYVKAGDGGNGIVAYRREKYVPMGGPSGGDGGKGSDIVFEVDEGLRTLMDFRFQKHFKGDKGTNGMSQNMHGKNAEDTVLKVPPGTIIKNAETDEVLADLTEHTERAVVAKGGRGGRGNSRFASPSNPAPDYAENGEPGQEFDIVLELKLMADVGLVGYPSVGKSTLLSMVSGAKPKTGSYHFTTIKPNLGVVNTPDNRSFVMADLPGLIDGAAEGVGLGHQFLRHVERTKLIVHMIDMSSTDGRNPYDDYVQINKELKAYNEQLAKRPQIIVANKMDLPDGEAGLELFNEQLDEPLEIIQISSITGEGIPELLYKIADKLEEVEQQMNESNITIDEREHRVVYRHEKSDEAFTISRADDGAYVVSGEAIERLFKMTDFNREAAIRRFARQMRGMGIDDALRKKGAKNGDTVRILEADFEFIE, encoded by the coding sequence ATGTTTATAGATCACGTTAAAATTTACGTCAAAGCAGGCGACGGTGGTAACGGTATCGTTGCATATCGAAGAGAGAAATACGTTCCAATGGGCGGTCCAAGTGGAGGCGACGGTGGTAAAGGCAGTGACATTGTCTTCGAAGTCGATGAAGGACTGAGAACGTTAATGGACTTTAGGTTCCAAAAACATTTCAAAGGAGATAAAGGAACCAATGGAATGAGTCAAAATATGCATGGAAAAAATGCAGAAGATACTGTATTAAAAGTTCCACCAGGCACAATTATTAAAAATGCTGAAACGGATGAAGTGTTAGCTGACTTAACTGAACATACAGAACGTGCAGTTGTTGCCAAAGGCGGCCGTGGAGGTCGAGGGAACTCTAGATTTGCATCGCCTTCAAATCCAGCACCTGACTATGCTGAAAATGGTGAACCAGGACAAGAGTTTGATATCGTTTTAGAGCTAAAGTTAATGGCAGATGTTGGTTTAGTAGGATATCCAAGTGTTGGGAAATCAACGTTACTATCGATGGTGAGTGGTGCCAAACCGAAGACAGGTTCGTATCACTTTACAACGATTAAGCCAAATTTAGGTGTTGTCAATACGCCTGACAATAGAAGTTTTGTGATGGCTGACTTACCAGGGTTGATTGACGGTGCAGCTGAAGGCGTTGGATTAGGTCACCAATTTTTAAGACACGTTGAACGGACAAAGTTAATCGTTCATATGATTGATATGTCTAGTACAGATGGTCGTAATCCATATGATGATTATGTCCAAATTAATAAAGAACTGAAGGCATACAACGAACAATTAGCAAAACGTCCTCAAATCATCGTCGCTAATAAAATGGATTTACCTGATGGAGAAGCGGGACTTGAGTTATTCAATGAACAATTAGATGAACCACTTGAAATTATTCAAATTAGTTCTATCACAGGAGAAGGCATTCCTGAATTATTGTATAAAATTGCGGATAAACTAGAAGAAGTAGAGCAACAAATGAATGAATCAAATATTACGATTGATGAACGTGAACATCGTGTTGTCTATCGACATGAGAAGTCAGATGAAGCATTTACAATCAGTCGTGCAGATGATGGTGCTTATGTTGTGTCGGGTGAAGCGATTGAAAGGTTATTTAAGATGACTGACTTTAATCGCGAAGCAGCAATCAGACGATTTGCACGTCAAATGCGTGGTATGGGGATTGACGATGCACTACGTAAAAAAGGCGCAAAGAATGGAGATACGGTGCGTATTTTAGAAGCAGACTTTGAATTTATAGAATAA
- the rpmA gene encoding 50S ribosomal protein L27 encodes MLKLNLQFFASKKGVGSTKNGRDSISKRLGAKRADGQFVTGGSILYRQRGTKVYPGENVGRGGDDTLFAKVDGVVKFERMGKDKKRVSVYAEAK; translated from the coding sequence ATGCTAAAATTAAACTTACAGTTTTTTGCGAGTAAGAAAGGTGTAGGTTCAACGAAAAACGGACGTGACTCAATTTCTAAACGTTTAGGTGCTAAGCGTGCAGATGGTCAATTCGTTACGGGTGGATCAATTTTATACCGCCAACGTGGAACGAAAGTTTATCCAGGTGAAAACGTTGGACGTGGAGGAGACGACACTTTATTTGCGAAAGTAGATGGTGTTGTTAAATTCGAACGTATGGGTAAAGATAAGAAACGTGTATCAGTGTACGCTGAAGCGAAGTAA
- a CDS encoding ribosomal-processing cysteine protease Prp has protein sequence MINVMIHMNDDAEVTQLTMDGHADYDEYGKDLVCAGASAVVIGGINAIMKLSDDTPTLDMDEERGFIDIKPFDIHDDKSQLILQTIIVSLVTIQESYGEFINIQYK, from the coding sequence ATGATTAATGTAATGATTCATATGAATGATGATGCTGAAGTCACACAGCTGACAATGGATGGTCATGCAGATTATGATGAATACGGTAAAGACTTAGTATGTGCCGGAGCCTCAGCAGTAGTCATTGGTGGCATTAATGCCATCATGAAATTGTCTGATGATACACCGACACTTGATATGGATGAAGAACGAGGATTTATCGATATAAAGCCATTCGACATTCATGATGATAAGTCACAACTGATTTTACAGACAATCATTGTATCACTTGTTACAATACAAGAATCCTATGGCGAGTTCATAAACATACAATATAAGTGA
- the rplU gene encoding 50S ribosomal protein L21 — protein sequence MFAIIETGGKQVKVEEGQTIFIEKLDAEVGETYTFDRVLFVGGETTKVGAPLVDGATVTAKVDENGRGKKITVIKFKAKKNYKRKQGHRQPFTKVTIEKINA from the coding sequence ATGTTTGCAATTATTGAAACAGGCGGAAAGCAAGTTAAAGTTGAAGAAGGTCAAACGATTTTCATCGAGAAATTAGATGCTGAAGTTGGAGAAACGTACACATTTGATCGTGTATTATTCGTTGGTGGTGAAACGACTAAAGTCGGTGCGCCATTAGTCGATGGAGCAACTGTTACTGCTAAAGTAGATGAGAATGGCCGCGGTAAGAAGATTACTGTGATCAAATTCAAAGCTAAGAAAAACTACAAGCGTAAACAAGGTCATCGTCAACCATTCACTAAAGTGACGATTGAAAAGATTAACGCATAG
- the mreD gene encoding rod shape-determining protein MreD, whose amino-acid sequence MQYILLILIAICCFYFDSLLSLYNPFHIGGMDIYIVPHLLFMYVLVVAIYKDSKTAYIIAFLAGIFNDLYYSTVYGIYTFIFVFTVFIMTFMFRMFYRHIKTMLIIILFLTFILDVYTYSMFRLVDLHHTSLMTFLWFKAIPSLILNALLLVILFPWIIKLLNVVKRISFNKEH is encoded by the coding sequence ATGCAGTATATACTACTCATTCTGATCGCGATTTGTTGTTTCTATTTTGATAGCTTATTGAGTCTTTACAATCCATTTCATATAGGCGGTATGGACATTTATATCGTTCCACACTTACTCTTTATGTATGTTTTAGTTGTAGCGATTTATAAAGATAGCAAAACTGCTTATATTATTGCTTTTCTAGCAGGGATATTTAATGATTTATACTATTCAACGGTGTACGGAATTTATACCTTTATTTTTGTATTTACGGTATTTATTATGACATTTATGTTTAGAATGTTTTATCGACATATTAAGACGATGCTCATCATCATATTATTTTTAACTTTCATACTTGATGTCTATACTTACAGCATGTTTAGACTTGTCGATTTACATCATACATCGTTGATGACATTTCTATGGTTCAAAGCAATTCCTTCATTAATATTGAATGCACTATTATTAGTTATATTATTCCCGTGGATTATTAAATTACTTAATGTAGTAAAACGGATTTCATTTAATAAAGAGCATTGA
- the mreC gene encoding rod shape-determining protein MreC — MKNKFEKNSLVFILFAVIILIIMISLTVANRDEATLPEQFLGDTAALGQRVVNYPAEKISGVVDHLSDAFTALEENKKLKEMVAGYPQVQSDLHRLKKENSALKKQLKTESIDEYEPLSATVIARNPDQWMNSFVINKGETSGVDEGMAIISTGGLIGKVTKVNKYSSTVEMITSTLNDSKLSVIAQEKGQDVFGLVQSYDDKNNHIVVEDMDNNTKLKKGTKVVTSGLGGQFPKGLLIGEITKIENDQFGLSQIAYVKPSVNLDDISYVYVAMRNDKTLEQGSDE, encoded by the coding sequence GTGAAAAACAAATTTGAGAAAAATTCATTAGTTTTTATTTTATTTGCAGTCATTATATTAATCATAATGATTAGTTTAACGGTAGCGAATCGAGATGAAGCGACATTGCCTGAACAATTTTTAGGGGATACAGCAGCACTTGGTCAACGTGTAGTCAATTACCCAGCTGAAAAAATATCAGGGGTTGTCGATCATTTATCGGATGCTTTTACAGCGTTAGAGGAAAACAAAAAGTTAAAAGAAATGGTTGCGGGTTATCCGCAAGTTCAAAGTGATTTGCATCGACTTAAAAAAGAAAATAGTGCATTAAAAAAACAGCTTAAAACGGAATCGATTGATGAGTATGAACCATTAAGTGCAACCGTCATCGCCAGAAATCCTGATCAATGGATGAACTCGTTTGTCATCAATAAAGGGGAAACAAGTGGGGTAGACGAAGGGATGGCCATTATATCGACAGGTGGTCTTATTGGTAAGGTCACTAAAGTGAATAAGTATTCATCGACTGTGGAAATGATTACATCGACGTTGAATGATAGTAAACTGAGTGTCATCGCTCAAGAAAAAGGTCAAGATGTATTTGGTCTTGTGCAGTCATACGATGATAAAAACAATCATATTGTCGTTGAAGATATGGATAACAATACAAAGCTGAAAAAAGGCACTAAAGTCGTTACGTCTGGCCTTGGTGGTCAATTTCCGAAAGGTCTCTTAATTGGGGAAATTACAAAAATTGAAAATGACCAATTTGGCTTGAGTCAAATCGCCTATGTGAAGCCAAGTGTAAATTTAGATGATATTAGCTATGTATACGTTGCAATGCGAAACGATAAGACGCTTGAACAGGGAAGTGATGAGTAA